One genomic window of Conger conger chromosome 9, fConCon1.1, whole genome shotgun sequence includes the following:
- the LOC133137206 gene encoding histone H3-like centromeric protein A — MRNTSTSRRKPSTPQRRAPAAPSPRKKGSPQAAAQSPRRRKKFRPGTRALMEIRKYQKSTELLLRKGPFSRVVREVCQTFSLLHLRWQAMALLALQEASEAFLVRLFSDANLCAIHAKRVTLFPRDLQLARRIRGVEAL, encoded by the exons ATGCgcaacacctccacctccagaCGGAAGCCCAGTACCCCACAACGGCGCGCCCCTGCCGCGCCCTCGCCCCGGAAAAAGGGCAGCCCCCAGGCCGCAG CCCAATCCCCTCGGAGGAGGAAGAAGTTCCGGCCAGGCACCCGAGCTCTCATGGAGATCCGCAAGTACCAGAAATCTACCGAACTGCTGCTGCGGAAGGGGCCCTTCTCCAGAGTG GTGCGAGAGGTGTGCCAGACCTTCAGCTTGCTGCACCTGAGGTGGCAAGCCATGGCCCTGCTGGCTTTACAAGAG GCTTCCGAGGCCTTCCTGGTACGGCTCTTCTCCGACGCCAACCTCTGCGCCATCCACGCCAAGCGCGTGACACTGTTTCCACGCGACCTGCAGCTCGCTCGACGGATCCGGGGAGTGGAAGCcctctga
- the psmb10 gene encoding proteasome subunit beta type-10: MIHTGRPNRPPAGGFSFENTRRNAVLESNLSEVGYSAPKARKTGTTIAGIIFKDGVILGADTRATDDMVVADKNCMKIHYIAPNIYCCGAGVAADAEVTTQMMSSNVELHALSTGRPPLVVTVTRQLKQMLFRYQGQIGCSVIVGGVDEAGFHLYSVYPHGSTDKLPFLTMGSGAASAIAVFEDRYKPDMELEEGKLLVRDAIAAGIFCDLGSGSNVDLCVITRGGAQYLRAFDQPVQKGSRQGQYKYKPGTTAVLSEKVTPLSVDVVEESVQLMETL; encoded by the exons AAACGCTGTCCTGGAAAGCAACCTGTCGGAGGTGGGATACAGCGCTCCCAAAGCCAGGAAAACAGGCACCACTATCGCTGGAATAATTTTTAAG gatggAGTAATACTGGGAGCAGACACAAGAGCCACAGATGACATGGTGGTGGCGGACAAAAACTGCATGAAGATCCACTACATCGCCCCCAACATATA CTGCTGTGGAGCAGGCGTGGCCGCAGACGCTGAGGTCACCACTCAGATGATGTCATCCAACGTGGAGCTGCACGCGCTCAGTACGGGGCGTCCGCCACTGGTAGTCACGGTGACCCGGCAACTAAAGCAGATGCTgttcag ATATCAGGGCCAGATTGGCTGCTCTGTCATTGTGGGCGGTGTGGATGAAGCGGGTTTCCACCTCTACAGCGTCTACCCACACGGCTCCACCGACAAACTACCCTTCCTCACCATGG GTTCTGGAGCAGCCTCAGCCATCGCTGTGTTCGAGGATCGCTACAAACCGGACATGGAG CTGGAGGAGGGGAAGCTCCTGGTGCGGGACGCCATCGCTGCGGGGATCTTCTGTGACCTGGGCTCTGGCAGCAACGTGGACCTGTGTGTGATCACGCGCGGGGGGGCGCAGTACCTCAGGGCCTTTGACCAGCCCGTGCAGAAGGGGAGCAG GCAGGGACAGTATAAGTACAAGCCAGGAACCACAGCTGTACTCTCAGAGAAGGTCACCCCTCTGTCCGTGGACGTTGTGGAGGAGTCTGTTCAGCTGATGGAAACTCtgtga